From a region of the Streptomyces venezuelae genome:
- a CDS encoding 3-oxoacyl-ACP reductase: protein MSLPLEGLSAIVTGAGRGLGRAEAIELARLGAGVVVNDFGQSGRDGSGEASAAPAEEVAAEIRAAGGRAVAHLGDVADFGQARELVELAVSSFGKLDILVNNAGILRDRMVFSMSEDEWDSVIRVHLKGHFNTTHFASVHWRERAKAAGGPVYGRIVNTSSEAFLGGSAGQPNYAAAKGGIVGLTTSTALALAKYGVTANAICPRARTRMTEDVFAGFQVPEEGKLDALAPEHVAPLVGYLASPASAKANGQLFVVHGGIVVVMERPKVAAKFDTAKESFSYEELDGLLTPHYEARPANETFAATEVLGLKHD from the coding sequence ATGTCACTCCCACTTGAGGGGCTCTCCGCCATCGTCACGGGTGCGGGCCGCGGGCTCGGCCGGGCCGAGGCGATCGAGCTCGCGCGGCTCGGCGCGGGCGTGGTCGTCAACGACTTCGGCCAGAGCGGCCGGGACGGCTCCGGGGAGGCCTCGGCCGCCCCGGCGGAGGAGGTCGCCGCGGAGATCCGCGCCGCGGGCGGCCGGGCGGTGGCGCACCTGGGCGACGTGGCCGACTTCGGGCAGGCGCGGGAACTGGTCGAGCTGGCCGTGTCCAGCTTCGGGAAGCTGGACATCCTGGTCAACAACGCGGGCATCCTGCGCGACCGGATGGTCTTCTCGATGTCGGAGGACGAGTGGGACTCGGTGATCCGGGTCCACCTCAAGGGCCACTTCAACACCACCCACTTCGCGTCCGTGCACTGGCGCGAGCGCGCGAAGGCGGCGGGCGGCCCGGTCTACGGCCGGATCGTCAACACCTCCTCCGAGGCCTTCCTCGGCGGCTCGGCCGGCCAGCCGAACTACGCGGCGGCCAAGGGCGGCATCGTGGGTCTGACCACCTCGACCGCGCTGGCGCTCGCGAAGTACGGGGTGACGGCCAACGCCATCTGCCCGCGCGCCCGTACCCGTATGACCGAGGACGTCTTCGCCGGCTTCCAGGTCCCGGAGGAGGGCAAGCTGGACGCCCTCGCACCCGAGCACGTCGCGCCGCTCGTCGGGTACCTGGCCTCGCCCGCTTCCGCCAAGGCCAACGGCCAGCTGTTCGTCGTGCACGGCGGCATCGTCGTCGTCATGGAGCGCCCGAAGGTGGCCGCCAAGTTCGACACCGCCAAGGAGTCCTTCTCCTACGAGGAGCTCGACGGGCTCCTGACCCCGCACTACGAGGCCCGCCCGGCGAACGAGACGTTCGCCGCGACGGAGGTACTGGGCCTCAAGCACGACTAG
- a CDS encoding lipid-transfer protein gives MKSYIVGVGMTRFEKPESRDWQYWDMAKEAGTAALADAGVDYGLVEQVPVGYCFQASTAGQRAAYELGLSGVPVYNVNNNCATGSTALMMARQFVQGGISDCVLALGFEKMKRGALGGGADGGDFKTSPVARHYGIMAAGHGFEMSPPTAQIFGNAAREHMERYGTTPAQLAAVGAKNHRHSANNPNAQFQDVYSVEEILAAKEIHAPLTKLQCSPTSDGAAAALVVSERFVVRHGLHGKAVEIVGQSMTTDTEASFASGSCIDVVGKPMTAAAARQAYEASGLGIEDVDVVELHDCFSVNELLTYEALGMCEDGAAGKLVESGATTYGGRWVVNPSGGLISKGHPLGATGLAQAAELVWQLRGEAGPRQVAGARVGLAHNIGLGGAAVVTLLRR, from the coding sequence ATGAAGTCGTACATCGTGGGCGTCGGCATGACGAGGTTCGAGAAGCCGGAGTCGCGGGACTGGCAGTACTGGGACATGGCGAAGGAGGCCGGGACGGCGGCGCTCGCGGACGCGGGCGTCGACTACGGGCTGGTCGAGCAGGTCCCGGTGGGCTACTGCTTCCAGGCCTCCACCGCCGGCCAGCGGGCGGCGTACGAGCTGGGGCTCTCCGGGGTGCCGGTCTACAACGTCAACAACAACTGCGCGACGGGTTCGACGGCGCTGATGATGGCCCGGCAGTTCGTGCAGGGCGGGATCAGCGACTGCGTGCTGGCGCTCGGCTTCGAGAAGATGAAGCGCGGCGCGCTGGGCGGTGGCGCGGACGGAGGCGACTTCAAGACCTCACCGGTGGCCCGGCACTACGGGATCATGGCCGCGGGTCACGGCTTCGAGATGTCGCCGCCCACGGCGCAGATCTTCGGCAACGCGGCGCGGGAGCACATGGAGCGGTACGGGACCACGCCCGCGCAGCTCGCGGCCGTCGGCGCGAAGAACCACCGGCACTCGGCGAACAACCCGAACGCGCAGTTCCAGGACGTGTACTCGGTGGAGGAGATCCTGGCGGCGAAGGAGATCCACGCGCCGCTGACCAAGCTCCAGTGCTCGCCGACCTCGGACGGCGCGGCGGCGGCCCTGGTGGTGTCCGAGCGGTTCGTGGTCCGCCACGGGCTGCACGGCAAGGCGGTGGAGATCGTCGGCCAGTCGATGACGACGGACACCGAGGCCTCCTTCGCCTCGGGCTCGTGCATCGACGTGGTCGGCAAGCCGATGACGGCGGCGGCGGCCCGGCAGGCGTACGAGGCTTCGGGGCTCGGCATCGAGGACGTGGACGTGGTGGAGCTGCACGACTGCTTCTCCGTCAACGAGCTGCTGACGTACGAGGCGCTGGGCATGTGCGAGGACGGCGCCGCCGGGAAACTGGTGGAGTCGGGCGCGACGACGTACGGCGGGCGGTGGGTGGTGAACCCCTCCGGCGGGCTGATCTCGAAGGGTCATCCGCTGGGGGCGACGGGACTCGCCCAGGCCGCGGAGCTGGTCTGGCAGTTGCGCGGCGAGGCCGGTCCGCGGCAGGTCGCGGGGGCGCGGGTCGGGCTGGCCCACAACATCGGGCTGGGCGGCGCGGCGGTCGTCACCCTGCTGCGGCGGTAG
- a CDS encoding histidine phosphatase family protein, with translation MTGTATRYLYLARHGEASPDESGLTETGRRQAVLLGRRLRDVPLTAVHHGPLPRAQQTARLIGDQLTGIPLHLSEAAGDYVPHLPDREELPAESADYYLDFLAGASAEERENGPGLARRAMDLFTGPVDGPDDRHELVVTHNFLIAWLVREAMHAPKWRWLGLNHANAALTVIRYAPGRPACVLFSNDMRHLPDELRWTGFPPELHI, from the coding sequence ATGACCGGCACGGCCACCCGATACCTCTATCTCGCACGGCACGGCGAGGCGTCGCCGGATGAGAGCGGGCTCACCGAGACCGGCCGCCGACAGGCCGTACTGCTCGGCCGCCGTCTGCGGGACGTCCCCCTCACGGCCGTCCACCACGGCCCGCTGCCCCGGGCACAGCAGACGGCACGCCTGATCGGCGACCAGCTGACCGGCATCCCCCTACACCTCTCGGAAGCCGCCGGAGACTACGTCCCCCACCTGCCGGACAGAGAGGAACTCCCGGCGGAGTCGGCCGACTACTACCTCGACTTCCTTGCCGGCGCGAGCGCCGAGGAACGGGAGAACGGCCCCGGGCTGGCCCGCCGGGCGATGGACCTGTTCACCGGGCCGGTGGACGGCCCGGACGACCGCCACGAACTGGTCGTCACCCACAACTTCCTGATCGCCTGGCTCGTACGGGAGGCCATGCACGCGCCGAAGTGGCGCTGGCTCGGCCTCAACCATGCCAACGCCGCCCTGACGGTCATCCGGTACGCGCCCGGTCGGCCCGCCTGCGTCCTCTTCTCCAACGACATGCGGCATCTGCCGGACGAACTGCGCTGGACGGGCTTCCCGCCCGAGTTGCACATCTGA
- a CDS encoding YcxB family protein has product MNEMRESSFSATGSLTRDEYDEAAKAAGLFRRGRAVAALTTVLLTAASVTLSSEGLTVHPVPLGIAVVYGLVVLLLLPRWLVGRGFRSGRAAQEKRVVVDGTGVEVFRGGESQRIVWDEMRYYHETPRLHVFVGRSRRRTCLVAVPKRLFTAPGESELLAAFGHERAGDGS; this is encoded by the coding sequence GTGAACGAGATGCGTGAATCCTCCTTCAGTGCGACCGGCAGCCTGACCAGGGACGAATACGACGAGGCCGCCAAGGCGGCGGGGCTGTTCCGGCGCGGCCGGGCGGTGGCCGCCCTCACCACGGTGCTCCTCACCGCGGCGAGTGTGACGCTGTCCTCGGAAGGGCTCACCGTGCACCCCGTCCCCCTCGGGATCGCGGTGGTGTACGGCCTCGTCGTGCTGCTGCTCCTGCCGCGGTGGTTGGTGGGCCGGGGCTTCCGCAGCGGCAGGGCCGCCCAGGAGAAGCGGGTCGTGGTGGACGGCACGGGCGTCGAGGTGTTCCGCGGCGGGGAGTCGCAGCGGATCGTGTGGGACGAGATGCGCTACTACCACGAGACGCCCCGGCTGCACGTGTTCGTGGGCCGCTCGCGCCGCCGTACGTGTCTCGTGGCGGTGCCCAAGCGGCTGTTCACGGCCCCGGGCGAGAGCGAGCTCCTCGCCGCCTTCGGACACGAGCGGGCCGGCGACGGCTCGTAG
- a CDS encoding tetratricopeptide repeat protein: protein MSESTEDRAERAGRERRPGGGHADHGDAPIGSAAELLGRALPDVSHPWVREDPPLSPLVPHTRALLRRTTRRAGTGSTTVARVLDCALRLVVGLHRAGDHATALSLAQDALACGTRLPDPGHPALIAIRQRAGRALYRLGRYEEAEAAHRRALADATAAFGADAVETLESCVGLAPVLFWAVDQKAEAVALSRRAVDGRTAALGPVHPSTLIARAYLLEFTIGPEPDPVTGPELLKDCRETLGPAHQITLIAELTHGFALVAGHDQRRALPLVQGVVAAFEHVLGPDHPRTLAARALLSRTLGELGLHEEAVAQAELVSASRARVLGPGHPWTTWSLERLAERRRAGRTGP from the coding sequence GTGAGCGAATCGACCGAGGACCGGGCGGAGCGCGCCGGCCGGGAGCGCCGGCCGGGCGGCGGCCACGCAGATCACGGTGATGCACCGATCGGCTCTGCCGCCGAGCTGCTCGGCCGGGCCTTGCCCGACGTGTCACATCCATGGGTGCGCGAGGACCCGCCGCTCTCTCCGCTCGTCCCGCACACCCGGGCGCTGCTGCGCCGGACGACCCGACGGGCCGGGACCGGTTCGACGACCGTGGCGCGCGTACTGGACTGCGCACTGCGGCTCGTCGTGGGGCTGCACCGGGCCGGCGACCACGCGACCGCGCTGTCGCTGGCACAGGACGCGCTGGCGTGCGGGACGCGGCTGCCGGACCCCGGCCATCCCGCTTTGATCGCGATCCGCCAACGGGCCGGACGGGCCCTCTACCGCCTCGGAAGGTACGAGGAAGCGGAGGCGGCACACCGCCGAGCCCTCGCGGACGCCACCGCCGCGTTCGGCGCGGACGCCGTCGAAACACTCGAAAGCTGCGTGGGGCTGGCCCCCGTACTCTTCTGGGCCGTTGACCAGAAGGCGGAGGCGGTGGCGCTGTCACGCCGGGCCGTCGACGGCCGGACCGCCGCGCTGGGCCCCGTCCATCCGTCCACGCTCATCGCACGGGCCTACCTGCTGGAGTTCACGATCGGCCCCGAGCCGGACCCGGTCACCGGACCTGAGCTGCTGAAGGACTGCCGCGAGACGCTCGGGCCCGCGCACCAGATCACCCTGATCGCCGAGCTCACCCACGGCTTCGCCCTGGTCGCCGGCCATGATCAGCGCCGAGCCCTGCCCCTCGTCCAAGGCGTGGTCGCGGCCTTCGAGCACGTCCTCGGACCCGACCACCCCAGGACACTCGCCGCCCGCGCGTTGCTGAGCCGAACCCTCGGCGAACTGGGGCTGCACGAGGAGGCAGTGGCGCAGGCGGAGCTGGTGTCCGCTTCGCGGGCGCGGGTGCTCGGCCCCGGACACCCGTGGACGACATGGTCGCTGGAGCGGCTCGCGGAGCGGCGGCGGGCGGGTCGGACGGGTCCGTGA
- a CDS encoding DNA-binding response regulator: MPVDHREVRALRVLLEPPNPALALQLGLQPDIEIVRDPMARPAVALVEELGAVTALLADDPECRVLVLTGSAHPGLAEAALAAGAVGLVLRDGPVGDLADCVRRASTGETVVDPALG, from the coding sequence ATGCCTGTTGACCACCGTGAGGTGCGCGCCCTGCGCGTCCTGCTGGAGCCGCCCAATCCGGCCCTGGCGCTCCAGCTCGGCCTCCAGCCGGACATCGAGATCGTCCGGGACCCCATGGCCCGGCCCGCGGTGGCCCTGGTGGAGGAGCTCGGGGCCGTGACCGCCCTGCTGGCCGACGACCCGGAGTGCCGGGTGCTCGTCCTGACGGGCTCGGCGCACCCCGGCCTCGCGGAGGCCGCGCTCGCCGCGGGCGCGGTGGGGCTGGTGCTGCGGGACGGCCCGGTCGGGGACCTGGCCGACTGCGTCCGGCGCGCCTCGACGGGCGAGACGGTGGTGGACCCCGCCCTGGGGTGA
- a CDS encoding DNA alkylation repair protein, which translates to MAGTTGTEGAAGTTAAAVEEVMAELAALEDPRMREVNERHGDDHGVNLTKLRAVAKRLKTQQDLARGLWRTGDTAARLLALLICRPKAFERAELDTMLREARTPKVHDWLVNYVVKKSPHCEELRLAWFADSDPVVASAGWALTTERVAKKPDGLDLPGLLDAIEAEMKDAPERLQWAMNHCLAQIGIEHPEHRARAIGIGERLEVLKDYPTPANCTSPFAPAWIGEMVRRQQEK; encoded by the coding sequence ATGGCCGGGACGACCGGGACCGAGGGGGCAGCCGGGACGACCGCGGCGGCCGTGGAGGAGGTCATGGCCGAGCTGGCCGCGCTGGAGGACCCGCGGATGCGCGAGGTCAACGAGCGGCACGGTGACGACCACGGCGTGAACCTCACCAAGCTGCGCGCGGTCGCCAAGCGGCTCAAGACGCAGCAGGACCTCGCACGCGGACTCTGGCGGACCGGTGACACCGCGGCCAGGCTCCTGGCGCTGCTGATCTGCCGCCCGAAGGCCTTCGAGCGCGCCGAGCTGGACACCATGCTGCGCGAGGCCCGCACCCCCAAGGTGCACGACTGGCTCGTGAACTACGTGGTGAAGAAGAGCCCGCACTGCGAGGAGCTGCGCCTCGCCTGGTTCGCGGATTCCGATCCGGTGGTCGCGAGCGCCGGCTGGGCGCTGACCACCGAACGGGTCGCGAAGAAGCCCGACGGCCTCGACCTCCCGGGACTGCTCGATGCCATCGAGGCGGAGATGAAGGACGCCCCTGAGCGCCTGCAGTGGGCCATGAACCACTGCCTCGCCCAGATCGGCATCGAGCACCCCGAGCACCGGGCCCGCGCGATCGGCATCGGCGAACGCCTGGAGGTCCTCAAGGACTACCCGACCCCTGCGAACTGCACCTCGCCGTTCGCCCCCGCCTGGATCGGCGAGATGGTCCGGCGACAGCAGGAGAAGTAG
- a CDS encoding Zn-dependent alcohol dehydrogenase: MRAALQSEIGQDKLEVVDDMEAVGLGPGKVKIRIKATGLCHSDLSAMSGVLPQPAPFVPGHEGSGVISDVGDGVTTLKQGDRVLVCWLPPCGHCPSCKRGQGHLCLASLVNAGTPNFRRAGGDIFGFAATGTFAEELVVDAACAVPIPDDVPFDIAALIGCGVTTGLGAAINTAKVEAGSSVAVIGCGGVGISVIQGAKVQGAAQIIAVDPVESRREAALRFGATEAVGPEALDDAKNRITGGEGFDYVFEVVGKSATAQTAYKTTRRGGSVVIVGAGALDDNFQIDMFSLFFDEKKILPSMYGGGDVLRSYERTIALWRAGRVDLAGLITHRVQLAEINDALDQMRTGVALRTCIEL, translated from the coding sequence GTGCGCGCAGCACTGCAGAGCGAGATCGGCCAGGACAAGCTAGAGGTCGTCGACGACATGGAGGCAGTCGGCCTCGGCCCCGGCAAGGTGAAGATCCGGATCAAGGCCACCGGTCTGTGCCACTCGGACCTGTCCGCGATGAGCGGCGTCCTGCCGCAGCCCGCCCCCTTCGTCCCGGGCCACGAGGGCTCCGGCGTGATCTCCGACGTGGGCGACGGGGTGACCACCCTCAAGCAGGGCGACCGGGTTCTCGTCTGCTGGCTGCCGCCGTGCGGCCACTGCCCGTCCTGCAAGCGCGGCCAGGGCCACCTGTGCCTGGCGAGCCTCGTCAACGCGGGCACCCCCAACTTCCGCCGCGCGGGGGGCGACATCTTCGGCTTCGCCGCCACCGGCACCTTCGCCGAGGAGCTCGTGGTCGACGCCGCCTGCGCCGTCCCGATCCCCGACGACGTGCCCTTCGACATCGCGGCCCTCATCGGCTGCGGTGTCACCACCGGCCTCGGTGCCGCCATCAACACCGCCAAGGTGGAAGCCGGATCCTCGGTGGCCGTCATCGGCTGCGGCGGTGTCGGCATCTCCGTCATCCAGGGCGCCAAGGTCCAGGGCGCGGCCCAGATCATCGCCGTCGACCCGGTGGAGTCCCGGCGCGAGGCGGCCCTGCGGTTCGGGGCCACCGAAGCGGTGGGACCGGAGGCCCTCGACGACGCCAAGAACCGGATCACCGGCGGGGAGGGCTTCGACTACGTCTTCGAGGTCGTCGGCAAGTCCGCCACCGCCCAGACCGCCTACAAGACGACCCGCCGCGGCGGCAGCGTGGTGATCGTCGGGGCGGGCGCGCTGGACGACAACTTCCAGATCGACATGTTCTCGCTGTTCTTCGACGAGAAGAAGATCCTGCCGTCGATGTACGGCGGTGGGGACGTGCTCCGCTCCTACGAGCGCACCATCGCGCTGTGGCGGGCCGGCCGGGTGGACCTGGCGGGCCTGATCACGCACCGGGTGCAGCTCGCCGAGATCAACGACGCGCTCGACCAGATGCGCACGGGTGTCGCCCTGCGCACCTGCATCGAACTCTGA
- a CDS encoding acyl-CoA dehydrogenase: MGIGITQEQRELAEAVRGWVARAVPPEEVRKLLDTPPQTGSRPAYWDALTAQGLLDPHLDGGTLLDLAVVVEETARAALPGAYLPSALASVLLERAGAEPLAGRVGAVALGPGTLTAVAVEGGGHLLDGVAPPVLGAGEADLVLLAAEAAHGTRWFAVDAAALDIRTHDSADPTRPTAEVRARGVAVDPDRLLALDAALVRDLACTLFAADACGTAAWALHTAAGYAKVREQFGRPIGQFQGVKHLCADMLVRLEQARALAWDAAQAMDEPADVRSLVAALAAGTALDAAYTCAKDCIQILGGIGFTWEHDAHVYLRRALVARQLLGPGDGHRVRAVRCAAGGARRELRLELPAEAETYRAKARTAVADARGLDPAAARRILAPTGYAAPYLPPPYGLGAGPVEQLVVQQELAAAGVKVSDLGIATWVVPSLLAYGTPAQRETYLLPTLRGDVTWCQLFSEPGAGSDLASLRTRAERREDGSWRVNGQKVWTSSAHSADFGILLARTDPAAPKHKGLGYFVVDMKNTPGIDVRPLKEITGEALFNEVYFDDVDLPADALVGAADGGWQVARNTLGNERVHMADQMTFDTGLEALLARAADLDGAYRARIGALAAEAHALACIGLRTTLQQVSGLEPGAGASVRKLVQTPHQQRTAELALELLGPAGAVREGAGERAVHGMLMSRCLTIAGGTTQVQLNVVAERILGLPRD, from the coding sequence ATGGGCATCGGAATCACACAGGAGCAGCGCGAGCTGGCCGAGGCGGTGCGCGGCTGGGTCGCGCGGGCCGTGCCTCCCGAGGAAGTCCGCAAGCTGCTCGACACCCCGCCGCAGACCGGGTCGCGGCCCGCCTACTGGGACGCGCTGACCGCGCAGGGGCTGCTCGACCCGCACCTGGACGGCGGCACCCTGCTCGACCTGGCCGTCGTCGTCGAGGAGACCGCCCGGGCCGCACTGCCCGGGGCGTACCTGCCGAGCGCGCTGGCCTCCGTACTGCTGGAGCGGGCCGGCGCCGAGCCGCTCGCCGGCCGGGTCGGGGCCGTCGCGCTCGGGCCCGGGACACTGACCGCCGTCGCCGTCGAGGGCGGAGGCCATCTGCTCGACGGAGTCGCCCCGCCCGTCCTCGGCGCAGGCGAGGCCGACCTGGTGCTGCTCGCCGCCGAAGCCGCGCACGGCACCCGCTGGTTCGCCGTGGACGCCGCCGCGCTGGACATCCGTACGCACGACAGCGCCGACCCGACCCGCCCGACCGCCGAGGTGCGGGCGCGGGGGGTCGCCGTCGACCCGGACCGGCTGCTGGCGCTGGACGCGGCCCTGGTCCGCGACCTGGCCTGCACGCTCTTCGCCGCCGACGCCTGCGGCACCGCCGCCTGGGCGCTGCACACGGCCGCAGGGTACGCGAAGGTGCGCGAGCAGTTCGGGCGCCCCATCGGGCAGTTCCAGGGCGTCAAGCACCTGTGCGCCGACATGCTGGTCCGGCTGGAACAGGCCCGGGCGCTCGCCTGGGACGCCGCGCAGGCCATGGACGAGCCCGCCGACGTGCGCTCGCTGGTGGCCGCCCTGGCCGCAGGGACCGCCCTCGACGCCGCCTACACCTGCGCCAAGGACTGCATCCAGATCCTCGGCGGGATCGGCTTCACCTGGGAGCACGACGCCCACGTCTACCTGCGGCGGGCACTGGTCGCCCGCCAGCTGCTGGGGCCCGGCGACGGGCACCGGGTCCGGGCCGTGCGGTGCGCGGCGGGCGGTGCGCGGCGCGAGCTGCGCCTGGAACTCCCGGCGGAGGCCGAGACGTACCGCGCGAAGGCCCGTACCGCCGTCGCGGACGCGCGCGGGCTGGACCCGGCCGCCGCCCGCCGGATCCTGGCCCCCACCGGCTACGCAGCCCCCTACCTGCCGCCCCCGTACGGGCTCGGCGCGGGACCCGTCGAGCAGCTCGTCGTCCAGCAGGAGCTGGCCGCGGCCGGTGTGAAGGTCTCCGACCTCGGGATCGCCACCTGGGTGGTGCCCTCGCTGCTCGCCTACGGGACGCCCGCCCAGCGGGAGACCTACCTCCTGCCGACCCTGCGCGGCGACGTCACCTGGTGCCAGCTCTTCTCGGAGCCGGGCGCGGGCTCCGACCTGGCCTCGCTGCGGACCCGGGCGGAGCGGCGGGAGGACGGCTCCTGGAGGGTGAACGGCCAGAAGGTGTGGACGAGTTCCGCGCACAGCGCCGACTTCGGGATCCTGCTGGCCCGCACCGACCCGGCCGCGCCCAAGCACAAGGGGCTCGGCTACTTCGTCGTCGACATGAAGAACACCCCCGGGATCGACGTGCGGCCGCTCAAGGAGATCACCGGCGAGGCCCTCTTCAACGAGGTGTACTTCGACGACGTGGACCTCCCGGCGGACGCGCTGGTCGGAGCGGCCGACGGCGGCTGGCAGGTGGCCCGCAACACCCTCGGCAACGAACGTGTCCACATGGCCGACCAGATGACCTTCGACACCGGTCTGGAGGCGCTCCTCGCGCGCGCCGCCGACCTCGACGGCGCCTACCGGGCCCGGATCGGCGCGCTCGCCGCCGAGGCGCACGCGCTGGCCTGCATCGGGCTGCGCACCACGCTCCAGCAGGTGTCGGGGCTGGAGCCGGGCGCGGGCGCGTCCGTGCGCAAGCTCGTCCAGACCCCGCACCAGCAGCGGACCGCCGAGCTCGCGCTCGAACTGCTGGGACCGGCGGGCGCGGTGCGGGAGGGGGCGGGGGAGCGGGCGGTGCACGGGATGCTCATGTCCCGCTGCCTGACCATCGCCGGGGGCACCACACAGGTCCAGCTCAACGTCGTCGCCGAGCGGATTCTCGGCCTCCCGAGGGACTGA
- a CDS encoding RNA polymerase sigma factor, which translates to MAESTWPAEPLILAAQGGDLDAVTALVSGSHPNVRRFAYSLCASPEDAEDAAQEALIILYRKIGMLRASGALASWMFRIVRNECLRRARLVPRERAAALPDGGEAVVSAEDEVLERLEAARVARAIAALPADQRRVLIMRDVQGYSGRMVADALGIGTAAMKSRLHRARAAVRHTLYPAPGGNDEDH; encoded by the coding sequence GTGGCTGAGTCGACCTGGCCCGCCGAGCCGCTGATCCTCGCCGCGCAGGGCGGGGACCTCGACGCGGTCACCGCGCTGGTCTCCGGATCGCACCCGAACGTGCGGAGGTTCGCGTACTCTCTGTGCGCCTCCCCCGAGGACGCCGAGGACGCCGCCCAGGAAGCGCTGATCATCCTCTACCGGAAGATCGGCATGCTGCGCGCTTCCGGCGCCCTGGCCTCGTGGATGTTCCGGATCGTCCGCAACGAGTGCCTGCGCCGGGCCCGGCTGGTGCCGCGCGAGCGCGCCGCTGCGCTGCCGGACGGCGGCGAAGCCGTCGTGTCGGCCGAGGACGAGGTACTGGAACGCCTGGAGGCCGCGCGGGTGGCGCGGGCGATCGCCGCCCTCCCCGCCGACCAGCGGCGGGTGCTGATCATGCGGGACGTCCAGGGCTACAGCGGCCGGATGGTGGCGGACGCACTCGGCATCGGCACGGCCGCGATGAAATCCCGGCTCCACCGGGCGCGTGCGGCCGTGCGGCACACCCTGTACCCGGCTCCCGGAGGCAACGATGAAGATCACTGA
- a CDS encoding MaoC/PaaZ C-terminal domain-containing protein: MPIDAAKALAADPRHGDIGWDHKDIQLYHLGLGAGRPATDPDELRYTLESKLHVLPSFATVAGAGMAMMGGLAAPGIEINLANVLHGGQSIELHRPIPVKGRATSTARVAALYDKGKAAVVVLRTEVADADGPLWTSDAQIFVRGEGGFGGERGPSVREELPERAPDRVEERHIREDQALLYRLSGDWNPLHADPEFAKTAGFDQPILHGLCSYGMTLKAVVDTALGGDVSRVRAYRTRFAGIVFPGETLRIRMWQEPGRVLVSVTAAERDDAPVLADTVVEHA, encoded by the coding sequence ATGCCGATCGATGCCGCCAAGGCCCTCGCCGCCGACCCCCGCCACGGGGACATCGGCTGGGACCACAAGGACATCCAGCTCTACCACCTCGGCCTCGGCGCGGGCCGGCCGGCCACCGACCCGGACGAGCTGCGCTACACCCTCGAATCCAAGCTGCACGTCCTGCCCAGCTTCGCCACCGTCGCCGGCGCCGGGATGGCCATGATGGGCGGCCTCGCCGCCCCCGGGATCGAGATCAACCTCGCCAACGTCCTGCACGGCGGCCAGTCCATCGAGCTGCACCGGCCCATCCCCGTCAAGGGCCGGGCCACCTCGACCGCCAGGGTCGCGGCCCTCTACGACAAGGGCAAGGCCGCCGTCGTCGTACTGCGCACCGAGGTCGCCGACGCCGACGGGCCCCTGTGGACGAGCGACGCGCAGATCTTCGTACGGGGCGAGGGCGGGTTCGGCGGCGAGCGCGGCCCCTCCGTCAGGGAGGAACTGCCCGAGCGCGCTCCGGACCGCGTCGAGGAACGGCACATCCGTGAGGACCAGGCGCTCCTCTACCGCCTGTCCGGGGACTGGAACCCGCTGCACGCCGACCCCGAGTTCGCCAAGACCGCCGGCTTCGACCAGCCGATCCTGCACGGCCTGTGCTCGTACGGGATGACCCTCAAGGCCGTCGTCGACACGGCGCTGGGCGGGGACGTCTCCCGGGTCAGGGCGTACCGCACGCGCTTCGCCGGGATCGTCTTCCCGGGCGAGACGCTGCGCATCCGGATGTGGCAGGAGCCCGGCCGGGTCCTGGTGTCGGTGACCGCCGCGGAACGGGACGACGCGCCGGTCCTCGCCGACACCGTCGTCGAACACGCGTAG
- a CDS encoding peptidase inhibitor family I36 protein has product MRMKRTLALLVASAAVTLGMATPASAYACNTGFFCLYYNSNQGGARWFTDGDVPNLAGEIFTTWANGEGEPVKNNAASTQNASNYCYRVYYNSYYAGPYDTVQAHTSRNLVNTYNNNASVRDLIC; this is encoded by the coding sequence ATGCGCATGAAGCGGACCCTGGCACTCCTGGTCGCCTCAGCCGCCGTGACGCTCGGAATGGCCACTCCGGCCAGTGCATACGCATGCAACACCGGCTTCTTCTGCCTCTACTACAACTCCAACCAGGGCGGCGCCCGCTGGTTCACGGACGGCGACGTACCCAACCTCGCCGGGGAGATATTCACCACCTGGGCCAATGGTGAGGGCGAGCCGGTGAAGAACAACGCCGCTTCGACGCAGAACGCCTCGAATTACTGCTACCGGGTCTACTACAACTCGTACTACGCCGGCCCGTACGACACCGTCCAGGCTCACACGTCCCGGAACCTCGTGAACACGTACAACAACAACGCTTCCGTCCGGGACCTGATCTGCTGA